From Pseudorca crassidens isolate mPseCra1 chromosome 15, mPseCra1.hap1, whole genome shotgun sequence, one genomic window encodes:
- the CLN3 gene encoding battenin isoform X1, with product MGGCAGRRLSDSEGPLLFPLPGEEANPALRPPPQDRQGTHWKNAVGFWLLGLCNNFSYVVMLSAAHDILSHQRAPGNQSHVDPDPTPTSHNSSSRFDCNSVSTAAVLLADILPTLVIKLLAPLGLHLLPYSPRVLTSGVCAAGSFILVAFSHSVGISLCGVVLASISSGLGEVTFLSLTAFYPRAVISWWSSGTGGAGLLGALSYLGLTQAGLSPQHTLLSMLGIPALLLASYFLLLTSPGPQDPGGEGEADTAARQPLINSEAPEWKPGSSSHLSLQEGWTVFKGLLRYIVPLVLVYFAEYFINQGLFELLFFRNTFLSHAQQYRWYQMLYQAGVFASRSSLRCCHIRHTWALALLQCLNLAFLLADVWLSFLPSIYLVFLIILYEGLLGGAAYVNTFHNIALETSSEHREFAMATTCISDTLGISLSGLLALPLHDFLCQLS from the exons ATGGGAGGCTGTGCGGGGCGGCGCCTTTCGGATTCGGAGG gccctcttcttttcccccttccaGGAGAGGAGGCCAATCCGGCACTTAGGCCCCCGCCGCAGGACCGTCAGGGGACCCATTGGAAGAACGCGGTGGGCTTCTG GCTCCTGGGCCTCTGCAACAACTTCTCTTACGTGGTGATGCTCAGTGCTGCCCACGACATCCTCAGTCACCAGAGAGCACCTGGGAACCAGAGCCAT GTGGACCCAGACCCAACACCCACCTCCCATAATAGCTCATCTCGATTTGACTGCAATTCTGTCTCCACAGCT GCGGTGCTCCTGGCAGACATCCTTCCCACCCTCGTCATCAAATTGCTGGCTCCTCTTGGCCTTCATCTGCTGCCCTACAG CCCCCGGGTGCTCACCAGTGGGGTTTGTGCTGCTGGAAGCTTCATCCTGGTTGCCTTTTCTCATTCGGTGGGAATCAGCCTGTGTG GTGTGGTCTTGGCTAGCATCTCTTCAGGTCTGGGGGAGGTCACCTTCCTCTCACTCACCGCCTTCTACCCCAG GGCTGTGATCTCCTGGTGGTCCTCAGGTACTGGCGGAGCAGGGCTGCTGGGGGCACTGTCCTACCTGGGCCTCACCCAGGCTGGCCTCTCTCCCCAGCACACCCTGCTGTCCATGCTGGGTATACCCGCACTGCTGCTGGCCAG CTATTTCTTGTTGCTCACGTCTCCTGGGCCCCAGGAccctggaggggaaggggaggcagaCACGGCAGCCCGGCAGCCCCTGATAAACAGCGAGGCCCCAGAGTGGAAGCCAG GCTCCAGCTCACACCTGTCCCTTCAGGAAGGGTGGACCGTGTTTAAG GGCCTGCTGCGCTACATCGTCCCCTTGGTGCTGGTTTACTTTGCTGAGTATTTCATCAACCAGGGACTT TTTGAACTCCTCTTCTTCCGGAACACGTTCCTGAGTCACGCTCAGCAATACCGCTG GTACCAGATGCTGTACCAGGCCGGCGTCTTTGCCTCCCGCTCTTCTCTCCGCTGCTGTCACATCCGCCACACATGGGCCCTGGCCTTGCTACAG TGCCTCAACCTGGCCTTCCTGCTGGCGGACGTGTGGCTGAGCTTCCTGCCGAGCATCTACCTCGTCTTCCTGATCATTCTGTATGAGGGACTCCTGGGGGGCGCGGCCTATGTGAACACCTTTCACAACATTGCCCTGGAG accAGCAGTGAGCACCGGGAGTTTGCCATGGCAACCACCTGTATCTCGGACACCTTGGGGATCTCGCTGTCAGGgctcctggccctgcctctgcacgACTTCCTCTGCCAGCTCTCCTGA
- the CLN3 gene encoding battenin isoform X2 encodes MGGCAGRRLSDSEGEEANPALRPPPQDRQGTHWKNAVGFWLLGLCNNFSYVVMLSAAHDILSHQRAPGNQSHVDPDPTPTSHNSSSRFDCNSVSTAAVLLADILPTLVIKLLAPLGLHLLPYSPRVLTSGVCAAGSFILVAFSHSVGISLCGVVLASISSGLGEVTFLSLTAFYPRAVISWWSSGTGGAGLLGALSYLGLTQAGLSPQHTLLSMLGIPALLLASYFLLLTSPGPQDPGGEGEADTAARQPLINSEAPEWKPGSSSHLSLQEGWTVFKGLLRYIVPLVLVYFAEYFINQGLFELLFFRNTFLSHAQQYRWYQMLYQAGVFASRSSLRCCHIRHTWALALLQCLNLAFLLADVWLSFLPSIYLVFLIILYEGLLGGAAYVNTFHNIALETSSEHREFAMATTCISDTLGISLSGLLALPLHDFLCQLS; translated from the exons ATGGGAGGCTGTGCGGGGCGGCGCCTTTCGGATTCGGAGG GAGAGGAGGCCAATCCGGCACTTAGGCCCCCGCCGCAGGACCGTCAGGGGACCCATTGGAAGAACGCGGTGGGCTTCTG GCTCCTGGGCCTCTGCAACAACTTCTCTTACGTGGTGATGCTCAGTGCTGCCCACGACATCCTCAGTCACCAGAGAGCACCTGGGAACCAGAGCCAT GTGGACCCAGACCCAACACCCACCTCCCATAATAGCTCATCTCGATTTGACTGCAATTCTGTCTCCACAGCT GCGGTGCTCCTGGCAGACATCCTTCCCACCCTCGTCATCAAATTGCTGGCTCCTCTTGGCCTTCATCTGCTGCCCTACAG CCCCCGGGTGCTCACCAGTGGGGTTTGTGCTGCTGGAAGCTTCATCCTGGTTGCCTTTTCTCATTCGGTGGGAATCAGCCTGTGTG GTGTGGTCTTGGCTAGCATCTCTTCAGGTCTGGGGGAGGTCACCTTCCTCTCACTCACCGCCTTCTACCCCAG GGCTGTGATCTCCTGGTGGTCCTCAGGTACTGGCGGAGCAGGGCTGCTGGGGGCACTGTCCTACCTGGGCCTCACCCAGGCTGGCCTCTCTCCCCAGCACACCCTGCTGTCCATGCTGGGTATACCCGCACTGCTGCTGGCCAG CTATTTCTTGTTGCTCACGTCTCCTGGGCCCCAGGAccctggaggggaaggggaggcagaCACGGCAGCCCGGCAGCCCCTGATAAACAGCGAGGCCCCAGAGTGGAAGCCAG GCTCCAGCTCACACCTGTCCCTTCAGGAAGGGTGGACCGTGTTTAAG GGCCTGCTGCGCTACATCGTCCCCTTGGTGCTGGTTTACTTTGCTGAGTATTTCATCAACCAGGGACTT TTTGAACTCCTCTTCTTCCGGAACACGTTCCTGAGTCACGCTCAGCAATACCGCTG GTACCAGATGCTGTACCAGGCCGGCGTCTTTGCCTCCCGCTCTTCTCTCCGCTGCTGTCACATCCGCCACACATGGGCCCTGGCCTTGCTACAG TGCCTCAACCTGGCCTTCCTGCTGGCGGACGTGTGGCTGAGCTTCCTGCCGAGCATCTACCTCGTCTTCCTGATCATTCTGTATGAGGGACTCCTGGGGGGCGCGGCCTATGTGAACACCTTTCACAACATTGCCCTGGAG accAGCAGTGAGCACCGGGAGTTTGCCATGGCAACCACCTGTATCTCGGACACCTTGGGGATCTCGCTGTCAGGgctcctggccctgcctctgcacgACTTCCTCTGCCAGCTCTCCTGA